The Streptomyces durmitorensis genome contains the following window.
CGACGGACAGCGCCAGCACTTCCGCGATGTTCTTGCCGCGGTAGGTGACTTCCAGCGTTTCGGCGTTGTACCGGGCGCCCCGGCAGGTCGGGCACGGCGCGTAGGTGCCGGGCAGGAACAGCAGTTCCACCGCGACGAATCCTTCGCCCTGGCAGGTCTCGCACCGCCCTTGGGGCACGTTGAAGGAGAACCGTCCGGCCGAGTAGCCGCGCGCCCTGGCCTCGTCCGTCGCCGCGTACAGCTTGCGCACCGCGTCGAACATCCCCGTGTACGTGGCCAGGTTGGACCGGGGAGTTCGGCCGATGGGCCGTTGGTCGACCCGGACCAGCCGGTCGAACGACTCGATGCCCGACGCGTCCTGGACGTCGACCTCCAGCTGCGCCTCGTCGGGCTCCTCGGGTACGAGTCCGAGGTGGCTGCGGACGACCTCGGCGAGGACCTGCGTCACCAGTGTCGATTTTCCGGAGCCGGACACGCCTGTTACCGCGGTCAGTACGCAGAGCGGTACGTCGACGGAGACGTCGTGCAGATTGTGGCGGGAGACGCCGCTCAGGTGCAGCCAGCCGTGCGGTGTGCGTGGGCGGTGATCGAGCGGCTTGGCGCGCCCGAACAGGTGCTGGCTCGTGGCCGACTCCCTCACCTGCTCAAGACCGGCGACCGGGCCGCTGTACAGCACGCGCCCACCGCCCTCGCCCGCGCCGGGGCCGATGTCGACCACCCAGTCCGCCCGCCGTACGACGTCCATGTCGTGCTCCACGACGAACAGCGAGTTGCCCGCCGCCTTGAGGCGGTCCAGCACGTCCAGCAGCGGTTCCGCGTCAGCCGGGTGCAGGCCTGCGGAGGGTTCGTCGAGGACGTAGACGACGCCGAACAGCCCCGAGCGCAGCTGGGTGGCGATCCGCAGGCGCTGCGCCTCGCCGGGCGACAGGGTTGTCGAGCGGCGCCCGAGGCCGAGATACCCGAGGCCCAGGTCGAGCAGTACGTCGACCCGTGCGACCAGGTCACCGCAGATCCGGACCGCGACCTCGGTCGTCTCCCCGGATCGGGCGGTCGACGTGGTGGCGTCGGCCTTGGACCGCCCCGCGACGGGCCGCAGCAGTGCCGCGACTTCGGTGAGCGGCATCGCGTTGATCTCGGCGATGGAATGTCCGGCGAAGGTCACGGCGAGTCCCTCGGGTCGCAGTCCGCTGCCGTGACACTCGGGGCAGGGCACACTCCTGACGAACCGGAGTGTCCGTTCGCGCATCTTCTCGCTCTTTGAGTCGGCGAGGACGTGCATGACGTGCTTGCGGGCGCTCCAGAACTTGCCTTGGTAGCCGTAGTCGACGCGGCCCTCCTCCGGCTCGATGTACACGGAGGGCTGTTCGTCCGTGTACAGCAGCCAGTCCCGGTCCTTCTTCCTGAGCCTGCGCCACGGTCGGTCGATGTCGATCCCCAGGCCGCTCACGACGCTGCGCAGGTTGGCGCCCTGCCAGGCGCCCGGCCAGGCGGCGATCGCCCCCTCGCGGATGCTCAGCGAGGGGTCCGGGACGAGCAGGTCCTCGGCGACGTCGTGCACGACGCCCAGTCCGTGGCACTCCGGGCAGGCGCCGGCCGCGGTGTTGGGTGAGAACGACTCGGCTTCCAGCCGTGCGGCCCGGGGCGGATAGGTGCCGGCGCGGGAGTACAGCATGCGCAGCAGATTGGACAGCGTGGTGATGGTGCCGACCGTCGAGCGCGAACTGGGCGCCCCGCGTCGCTGCTGCAGGGCCACGGCGGGTGGCAATCCGGTGATGTCCTGCACGTGCGGCGCTGCGACCTGGTGCAGCAGCCTTCGGGCGTATGGTGCTACGGACTCGAAGTAGCGCCGCTGGGCCTCCGCGTAGAGCGTGCCGAACGCGAGCGAGGTCTTGCCCGAACCGGAGACGCCGGTGAAGGCGACCATCGCGTCCCGCGGAACGTCGACATCGATGTTCCGCAGGTTGTTCTCACTGGCGCCCCGGACATGCACGAAGGGGTCGCTCGCGTCCTTGTTCACGGTTCCTGATTACCTGATTGCGCCGGGAACCGCGCGACAGGCGCCCACCTGGCCCCGCTCTCAATACCTGGCTCAAGCCCAGCACCGAACTCCTGCGCCGCGTCACCACCGCACTGGACAACGACCGCCTCCACGTCCACATCGAACGCGAACTCCCCCTCCAACACGCCACACAGGCATGGGACCGCGAGCCCACGCCCCCTAAGGGGTAGGTGACCGAGCCCTACCTCTCCGGGCAGGAGCCGGACGCCGACCACCGCGTCGACTGCCCCAGCTTCCAGGGATGCGCGTACGGCCAGGCTGTCGTACTGCTCAGCGAGTTCGTGCAGGACCATGTCGCCCGCCGGCTGGACAGTCGGCACGGTCCCGAAGCCAGTTCAGGATCTTCCTGCGGCGCATGCGCCACTGCACGGCCGGCGCCGGCCTGATCCCGTCTTCGTTGGTTGTGCCCTTGGCCGAGGGTGGAGACGTGCTCCGGCTACCCGATCCCAGGTGTGATGTCACTAAGTGCCCTTTGGCGTCTGCTAGTTGGGTCTGTCTCGTAGGGTGAGGCTCAGTCCCCGGCGAGCTACATCAGTGACCGCGAGGCGGTGGTCTGCAGCCGTCAGTACTAGGTGTGGGCGCAGCTTCCCAAGGCCGACGCTGAGGTGTGGATGCTGTGGCCGGAGATTTAGCTCCCTGCCGGTCGCTGAGGCGGAGGCTGACCACGGCGGTGAGGGTGAAGACGGTGGCCTGGTAGGCCATGGCGTGGCTGAAGGCGGCGCCCGTACCGGTGGCGGGTCCGTAGTAAGCGAGGCCGGCCAGTGTCACGCCGACGGAGCCGCCGAGCTGCTGGGCCGTGGGCAGCAGCCCGGAGACCGATCCTGCGGCGGGGCCCCGCAGTGTAGCCAGGACAAGTGCGAAGACCGCGGCGGTGAACGCACCGAACGCGGCGCCGCCGACGGCCAGCACGGGCAGAGCCGCTCGGCGTCCGGCTGACGAGCCGACGAGCGGGGCCAGCGCCAGGGACATGGCGGCCAAGGCCAGGGCGGCGGCGGTGAGCACGCGCGGGCCGTGACAGCGGGTGAGGGCGGGCGCGGCTCTGCTGCCGACGACAGCGGCGGCGGCGAACGGCGCCGAGGTCAGTGCGGCGTCCAGGGCCGAGTAGCCGATGGCGGACTGAAGATGGAGGAAGAGCAGGTAGGTGAAGGAGGGCACCCCGGTGTTGAACAAGAAGACCAGCAGGGTGCCGCTGCGCGCCGCCCGGTCCCGCAGCACCGCGGGATGGATCAGAGGGTCCGGCCGCCGGGGCAGGCCCCGGACGAAGAAGCCGAGGGCAGCTGCGGCCACGGTGAAACTGGACCATGTCCACCAGGGCCAGCCCGCCTCCCGTCCCAGCGCCAGTGGCAGCACCAGCGCCCCGGCGCCCACGGTGACCAGCACCGCGCCCGGCTTGTCGACACGCAGCCCGTCCGCACCGCGTGTGCGGGGCAGCCCGGCCGCCCCGGCCAGCGAGGCGAGAGCCACCGGCACCGTCAGGAGGAACACCGGCCGCCAGCCGAGACCGAAGAGGTCGGCGCGCAGGACAAGCCCGCCGAGCAGTGGCCCTGCCAGTGAGGCGACGGCCATGGTCGCGCCGTACAGGCCAAGGGCGCGCGGCCGGCGTGCCGTGGGTGTGGCGGCTTGGATGAGCGAGAGGACTTGCGGGGCGACCAGACCGCTGCC
Protein-coding sequences here:
- the uvrA gene encoding excinuclease ABC subunit UvrA produces the protein MNKDASDPFVHVRGASENNLRNIDVDVPRDAMVAFTGVSGSGKTSLAFGTLYAEAQRRYFESVAPYARRLLHQVAAPHVQDITGLPPAVALQQRRGAPSSRSTVGTITTLSNLLRMLYSRAGTYPPRAARLEAESFSPNTAAGACPECHGLGVVHDVAEDLLVPDPSLSIREGAIAAWPGAWQGANLRSVVSGLGIDIDRPWRRLRKKDRDWLLYTDEQPSVYIEPEEGRVDYGYQGKFWSARKHVMHVLADSKSEKMRERTLRFVRSVPCPECHGSGLRPEGLAVTFAGHSIAEINAMPLTEVAALLRPVAGRSKADATTSTARSGETTEVAVRICGDLVARVDVLLDLGLGYLGLGRRSTTLSPGEAQRLRIATQLRSGLFGVVYVLDEPSAGLHPADAEPLLDVLDRLKAAGNSLFVVEHDMDVVRRADWVVDIGPGAGEGGGRVLYSGPVAGLEQVRESATSQHLFGRAKPLDHRPRTPHGWLHLSGVSRHNLHDVSVDVPLCVLTAVTGVSGSGKSTLVTQVLAEVVRSHLGLVPEEPDEAQLEVDVQDASGIESFDRLVRVDQRPIGRTPRSNLATYTGMFDAVRKLYAATDEARARGYSAGRFSFNVPQGRCETCQGEGFVAVELLFLPGTYAPCPTCRGARYNAETLEVTYRGKNIAEVLALSVDAAATFLSAVPAASRSLETLREVGLGYLRLGQPATELSGGEGQRIKLATELQRARRGHALYLLDEPTAGLHPSDIALLLRQLHRLVDAGNTVVLVEHDLDTIVTADWVIDLGPGGGDAGGRVIAAGPPAKVARARRSATAPHLAARLAGS
- a CDS encoding MFS transporter, which encodes MSSGRLMLPVVLSATFVQLLNVTVAQVAAPAIQADLGAGAGTVQLILAGYTLTYACLLIPAARLGDRYGYRRLFWVGTVVFTAGSVGAACAPGSTWLIVARLVQGAGSGLVAPQVLSLIQAATPTARRPRALGLYGATMAVASLAGPLLGGLVLRADLFGLGWRPVFLLTVPVALASLAGAAGLPRTRGADGLRVDKPGAVLVTVGAGALVLPLALGREAGWPWWTWSSFTVAAAALGFFVRGLPRRPDPLIHPAVLRDRAARSGTLLVFLFNTGVPSFTYLLFLHLQSAIGYSALDAALTSAPFAAAAVVGSRAAPALTRCHGPRVLTAAALALAAMSLALAPLVGSSAGRRAALPVLAVGGAAFGAFTAAVFALVLATLRGPAAGSVSGLLPTAQQLGGSVGVTLAGLAYYGPATGTGAAFSHAMAYQATVFTLTAVVSLRLSDRQGAKSPATASTPQRRPWEAAPTPSTDGCRPPPRGH